One genomic segment of Actinoplanes ianthinogenes includes these proteins:
- the gatB gene encoding Asp-tRNA(Asn)/Glu-tRNA(Gln) amidotransferase subunit GatB → MTTIALPSYDDALSRYEPVIGLETHVELGTQTKMFCGCKTDFGAEPNTQVCPVCLALPGALPVMNRAAIEATIRIGLALNCDIAQWCRMARKNYFYPDMPKNFQTSQYDEPLCVDGYVDVTVDGKEYRIGIERVHIEEDTGKTLHVGGATGRIHGATESLVDYNRAGIPLVEIVTKPVPGLGALAPEVAKAYVAELRDIIRALGVSDVRMEQGSMRCDVNTSLNRPGEEWGTRTETKNVNSLRSVERAVRSEVIRQAGILDEGGRIFQETRHFHEDRGDTSPGRSKETATDYRYFPEPDLVPIAPDPAWVAQLKAELPEKPSVKRARLREDWGISEVEMQSAVNAGAIELIEETIAAGASPAGARKWWLGELARRSNELGIELSSVGATPAQVAELQKLVDDGKLNDKLARQVLEGVVAGEGSPTEVMAARGLEVVSDTGALQTAVDEAIAANPDIAAKIRDGKVAAAGALVGAVMKTTRGQADAKTVRDLILSRLGAS, encoded by the coding sequence ATGACCACGATCGCGCTGCCGTCCTACGACGACGCCCTGAGCCGTTACGAGCCGGTCATCGGCCTGGAGACGCACGTCGAGCTGGGCACCCAGACCAAGATGTTCTGTGGCTGCAAGACCGACTTCGGCGCCGAGCCGAACACTCAGGTCTGCCCGGTCTGCCTGGCCCTGCCCGGCGCGCTCCCGGTGATGAACCGGGCCGCCATCGAGGCCACGATCCGGATCGGCCTCGCGCTGAACTGTGACATCGCGCAGTGGTGCCGGATGGCCCGGAAGAACTACTTCTACCCGGACATGCCGAAGAACTTCCAGACGTCGCAGTACGACGAGCCGCTCTGCGTGGACGGTTACGTCGACGTCACCGTGGACGGCAAGGAGTACCGGATCGGCATCGAGCGGGTGCACATCGAGGAGGACACCGGCAAGACGCTGCACGTCGGCGGCGCCACCGGTCGCATCCACGGCGCCACCGAGTCGCTCGTCGACTACAACCGGGCCGGCATCCCGCTCGTCGAGATCGTCACCAAGCCGGTCCCCGGGCTCGGCGCGCTCGCTCCCGAGGTCGCCAAGGCCTACGTCGCCGAGCTGCGCGACATCATCCGCGCGCTGGGCGTCTCCGACGTCCGGATGGAGCAGGGCTCGATGCGCTGCGACGTCAACACCTCGCTGAACAGGCCGGGCGAGGAGTGGGGCACCCGCACCGAGACCAAGAACGTGAACTCGCTGCGCTCCGTCGAGCGCGCGGTCCGCTCCGAGGTCATCCGCCAGGCCGGGATCCTCGACGAGGGCGGCCGGATCTTCCAGGAGACCCGGCACTTCCACGAGGACCGGGGCGACACCAGCCCGGGCCGCTCCAAGGAGACCGCGACCGACTACCGCTACTTCCCCGAGCCCGACCTGGTCCCGATCGCGCCGGACCCGGCGTGGGTCGCCCAGCTCAAGGCCGAGCTGCCGGAGAAGCCGAGCGTCAAGCGGGCCCGTCTGCGCGAGGACTGGGGCATCTCCGAGGTCGAGATGCAGTCGGCGGTCAACGCCGGCGCCATCGAGCTGATCGAGGAGACCATCGCGGCCGGCGCCTCCCCGGCCGGCGCCCGCAAGTGGTGGCTGGGCGAGCTGGCCCGCCGCTCCAACGAGCTGGGCATCGAGCTGTCGTCCGTGGGCGCGACCCCGGCCCAGGTCGCCGAGCTGCAGAAACTGGTCGACGACGGCAAGCTCAACGACAAGCTCGCCCGGCAGGTGCTGGAGGGCGTGGTGGCCGGCGAGGGCTCGCCGACCGAGGTGATGGCCGCCCGCGGCCTCGAGGTGGTCTCCGACACCGGCGCGCTGCAGACCGCGGTCGACGAGGCCATCGCCGCGAACCCGGACATCGCCGCCAAGATCCGTGACGGCAAGGTCGCCGCGGCGGGTGCGCTGGTGGGCGCGGTCATGAAGACCACGCGAGGCCAGGCCGACGCCAAGACCGTCCGCGACTTGATCCTGTCCCGGCTCGGCGCTTCCTGA